The following coding sequences are from one Scomber scombrus chromosome 20, fScoSco1.1, whole genome shotgun sequence window:
- the LOC134002624 gene encoding myosin-7-like, whose amino-acid sequence MSGDALMAEFGSAASFLRKSDKERLEAQTRPFDMKRMCFVPDPEVEYVKAQVTSRDGDKVTVETEFGKTVTHKEIDIHPQNPPKFDKIEDMAMFTFLHEPAVLFNLKERYAAWMIYTYSGLFCVTVNPYKWLPVYDQIVVNAYRGKKRTEAPPHIYSISDNAYQYMLSDRENQSVLITGESGAGKTVNTKRVIQYFASIAAVTGKKDAAQEKKGTLEDQIIQANPALEAFGNAKTIRNDNSSRFGKFIRIHFGVSGKLSSADIETYLLEKSRVTYQLKAERDYHIFYQILSQKKPELLEMLLITNNPYDYSYISQGEISVQSIDDSDELMATDEAFDVLGFTQEEKNAIYKLTGSIMHFGNMKFKQKQREEQAEADGTEDMDKIAYLMGLNSADVLKGLCHPRVKVGNEWVTKGQSVQQVYNSIGALSKSVYEKMFLWMVVRINQSLDTKQPRQYFIGVLDIAGFEIFDFNTFEQLCINYTNEKLQQFFNHHMFVLEQEEYKKEGIVWEFIDFGMDLAACIELIEKPMGIMSILEEECMFPKASDATFKAKLYDNHLGKSNNFQKPRIVKGRPEAHFSLVHYAGTVDYNIGNWLDKNKDPLNETVVGLFQKSTLKVLSSLFAGYAGADSAADGGGKGGKGAKKKGSSFQTVSALHRENLNKLMTNLRSTHPHFVRCLIPNETKTPGAMENPLVMHQLRCNGVLEGIRICRKGFPNRIQYGDFKQRYRILNPNIIPEGQFMDNKKAAEKLLGSLDIDHEQYKLGHTKVFFKAGLLGVLEEMRDDRLALIITGIQARARGLLARIEFQKIVERRDALLVIQWNVRAFMGVKNWPWMKMYFKIKPLLKTAETEKEMANMKEEFLKLKEAYAKSEARRKELEEKMVTLLQEKNDLQLQVQSEQDNLTDAEERCEGLIKSKIQLEAKSKELTERLEDEEEMNAELTAKKRKLEDECSELKKDIDDLELTLAKVEKEKHATENKVKNMTEEMAALDEIIAKLTKEKKALQEAHQQTLDDLQSEEDKVNTLTKAKTKLEQQVDDLEGSLEQEKKVRMDLERAKRKLEGDLKLSQESIMDLENDKQQLEEKLKKKDFEIGQLISKIEDEQALEAQLQKKLKELQARIEELEEELEAERAARAKVEKQRADLSRELEEISERLEEAGGATAAQIEMNKKREAEFQKMRRDLEEATLQHEATAAALRKKNADSVADLGEQIDNLQRVKQKLEKEKSEIRLELDDVVSNMEQVSKSKTNLEKMCRTLEDQVSELRTKTDESQRIINDFTMQKAKLQTENGELSRQMEEKDSMVSQLTRGKQSYTQQVEDLKRQLEEEVKAKNALAHAVQSARHDCDLLREQFEEEQEAKAELQRSMSKANSEVAQWRTKYETDAIQRTEELEEAKKKLAQRLQDAEEAVEAVNAKCSSLEKTKHRLQGEIEDLMVDVERSNAAAAALDKKQRNFDKVLAEWKQKYEESQTELESSQKEARSQSTELFKLKNSYEESLDHLETMKRENKNLQEEISDLTEQLGEGGKSIHELEKIRKQLEQEKAEIQTALEEAEGSLEHEEGKILRAQLEYNQVKADIERKLAEKDEEMEQMKRNQQRVVDGLQSSLESETRSRNEALRVKKKMEGDLNEMEIQLSQANRQAAEAQKQLKGLHTHLKDSQLQLDEALRASDDLKENIAIVDRRNNLMQAELDELRSLVEQTERGRKLAEQELLDVSERVQLLHSQNTSLLNQKKKLEGDTSQLQNEVEEAVQECRNAEEKAKKAITDAAMMAEELKKEQDTSAHLERMKKNMEQTIKDLQHRLDEAEQIAMKGGKKQVQKLEARVRELEAEVESEQRKSGDSVKGVRKYERRIKELTYQTEEDRKNLSRLQDLVDKLQLKVKSYKRSSEEAEEQANGHLTKLRKLQHELDEAEERADIAESQVNKMRTKSRDASSKVSDDSSFSHISMFFL is encoded by the exons ATGTCAGGTGACGCCCTCATGGCGGAGTTTGGGTCAGCAGCTTCCTTTCTGAGAAAGTCAGATAAGGAGCGTCTGGAGGCCCAGACTCGACCCTTCGACATGAAGAGGATGTGCTTTGTACCCGACCCTGAGGTGGAGTACGTTAAAGCACAAGTCACCAGCAGAGACGGCGACAAAGTCACCGTTGAGACTGAGTTTGGGAAA ACTGTTACCCATAAGGAGATAGACATCCACCCTCAGAACCCGCCAAAGTTTGATAAAATTGAGGACATGGCGATGTTCACCTTCCTCCATGAACCTGCTGTGCTGTTCAACCTCAAAGAGCGTTATGCAGCATGGATGATCTAC ACCTACTCAGGGCTGTTCTGTGTGACTGTCAACCCCTACAAGTGGCTGCCAGTGTACGATCAGATAGTGGTCAATGcctacagaggaaagaagaggactGAAGCTCCTCCTCACATCTACTCCATCTCTGACAATGCTTACCAATACATGCTCTCAG ACAGAGAAAACCAGTCTGTCCTTATTAC TGGAGAATCTGGAGCAGGAAAGACTGTGAACACCAAGAGAGTCATCCAGTACTTTGCCAGCATTGCAGCAGTTACTGGCAAGAAGGATGCTGCTCAGGAGAAAAAG GGCACACTGGAAGATCAAATCATCCAGGCTAACCCTGCTCTGGAGGCTTTTGGAAACGCCAAAACCATCAGAAATGATAACTCCTCCAGATTT GGTAAATTCATTCGAATTCATTTCGGAGTCAGTGGCAAACTGTCTTCAGCTGATATTGAAACTT ATCTGCTGGAGAAATCTCGAGTCACTTATCAGCTCAAGGCTGAGAGAGACTACCACATCTTCTACCAGATTCTGTCCCAAAAGAAACCAGAGCTGCTGG agatGCTGCTTATAACAAACAACCCCTATGACTACAGTTACATCTCCCAAGGAGAGATCTCTGTTCAATCAATTGATGATTCTGACGAGTTAATGGCAACTGAT GAAGCTTTTGATGTCCTGGGCTTCACTCAAGAGGAGAAAAACGCCATTTACAAACTGACTGGATCCATCATGCATTTTGGAAACATGAAGTTTAAGcagaagcagagggaggagcAGGCAGAGGCTGATGGCACTGAGG ATATGGACAAGATTGCATATCTGATGGGATTGAACTCTGCTGACGTGCTGAAGGGACTGTGTCACCCAAGGGTCAAAGTCGGAAATGAGTGGGTCACCAAAGGTCAGAGTGTTCAGCAG gtatACAACTCCATTGGTGCACTATCCAAGTCAGTGTATGAGAAAATGTTCTTGTGGATGGTGGTGAGAATCAACCAATCTCTGGACACCAAGCAACCCCGCCAGTACTTCATCGGTGTGCTGGACATTGCTGGATTTGAGATCTTTGAT TTCAACACTTTCGAGCAACTGTGCATCAATTACACTAATGAGAAACTGCAGCAGTTCTTCAACCACCATATGTTTGTGCTGGAGCAAGAAGAGTACAAGAAAGAGGGCATTGTGTGGGAGTTCATTGACTTTGGTATGGACTTGGCAGCCTGCATTGAACTAATTGAGAAG CCAATGGGCATCATGTCCATCCTTGAAGAGGAGTGCATGTTCCCCAAAGCCAGCGATGCAACATTCAAAGCCAAGCTGTATGACAACCATCTGGGTAAAAGTAACAACTTCCAGAAGCCCAGGATTGTTAAGGGGAGACCAGAGGCTCATTTCTCCCTGGTTCACTATGCTGGTACTGTTGATTACAACATCGGTAACTGGCTGGATAAGAACAAAGACCCACTGAATGAGACAGTGGTTGGGCTCTTCCAGAAGTCAACTCTGAAGGTGTTGTCCAGTCTTTTCGCTGGTTACGCTGGAGCAGATTCAG CTGCGGATGGTGGAGGTAAGGGAGGCAAGGGAGCAAAGAAGAAAGGTTCTTCTTTCCAGACTGTGTCTGCATTGCATAGG GAgaatctgaacaaactgatgacCAACCTCAGGTCAACTCACCCCCATTTTGTCCGCTGCCTCATCCCCAATGAGACTAAGACTCCTGGGGCGATGGAGAATCCTCTGGTCATGCACCAGCTGCGCTGTAACGGTGTGCTGGAAGGCATCAGGATCTGCAGGAAGGGATTCCCCAACAGGATCCAGTATGGAGACTTCAAACAAAG ATATCGCATTCTGAACCCAAATATTATCCCTGAGGGCCAGTTCATGGACAacaagaaagcagcagaaaaactgCTGGGCTCTCTGGATATTGACCATGAGCAGTATAAGCTGGGACACACAAAG GTGTTTTTCAAAGCTGGTCTGCTGGGTGTTCTTGAGGAGATGCGAGATGATCGTCTCGCTCTCATTATCACTGGAATTCAAGCAAGAGCCAGAGGATTACTTGCCAGAATTGAGTTCCAGAAAATTGTTGAGCGCAG GGACGCCTTACTGGTGATCCAGTGGAACGTGCGTGCCTTCATGGGTGTCAAGAATTGGCCTTGGATGAAGATGTACTTCAAGATCAAACCTTTGCTGAAAACAGCAGAGACTGAGAAGGAGATGGCAAACATGAAGGAGGAGTTCTTAAAGCTCAAAGAGGCTTACGCTAAATCTGAAGCCCGCAGGAAAGAGCTGGAAGAAAAGATGGTCACCCTTCTCCAAGAGAAGAATGACCTGCAGCTTCAAGTCCAATCT GAACAAGACAATCTTACAGATGCAGAGGAGCGCTGTGAGGGTCTGATCAAAAGTAAGATCCAGCTTGAGGCCAAATCCAAAGAGCTGACAGAGAGActagaagatgaagaagagatgAATGCAGAGCTGACTGCCAAGAAGAGAAAGCTGGAGGATGAGTGCTCAGAACTCAAGAAAGACATTGATGATCTAGAGCTGACTCTGGCTAAAGTGGAAAAGGAGAAGCATGCCACTGAGAACAAG GTTAAAAACATGACTGAAGAGATGGCAGCTTTGGATGAAATCATTGCTAAGCTGACTAAGGAGAAGAAAGCTCTTCAGGAGGCTCATCAGCAAACGCTGGACGATCTGCAGAGTGAGGAAGACAAAGTCAACACTCTGACCAAGGCCAAAACCAAGCTGGAACAGCAAGTGGATGAT CTGGAAGGTTCTCTAGAACAAGAGAAGAAGGTCAGGATGGATCTTGAGAGAGCGAAGAGGAAGCTTGAGGGAGATCTGAAGTTAAGTCAGGAAAGCATAATGGACCTGGAAAATGACAAGCAGCAACTTGAAGAGAAGCTGAAGAA GAAGGACTTTGAGATTGGCCAACTTATCAGCAAGATTGAAGATGAACAAGCACTTGAGGCTCAACTTCAGAAGAAACTTAAGGAACTACAG GCTCGCATTGAAGAGCTGGAAGAAGAACTGGAGGCAGAGCGAGCTGCTAGAGCCAAGGTGGAGAAACAGAGGGCCGATTTGTCCAGAGAACTGGAGGAAATCAGTGAGAGGCTGGAGGAGGCTGGAGGAGCCACTGCTGCCCAGATTGAGATGAACAAGAAGAGAGAAGCCGAGTTTCAGAAGATGCGCAGAGACCTTGAAGAGGCCACACTGCAGCATGAAgccactgctgctgcactgaGGAAGAAGAATGCAGACAGCGTGGCTGACCTGGGAGAGCAGATTGACAACCTGCAAAGAGTCAAACAGAagctggagaaagagaagagcgAGATCAGATTGGAACTGGATGATGTGGTCTCCAACATGGAGCAGGTTTCCAAGTCCAAA acaaACCTGGAGAAGATGTGTCGCACTCTTGAAGATCAAGTGAGTGAATTGAGGACAAAAACTGATGAAAGCCAGCGCATCATCAATGATTTTACCATGCAGAAAGCAAAGCTTCAAACTGAAAATG GTGAGCTTTCCAGGCAGATGGAGGAGAAAGACTCTATGGTCTCCCAGCTGACCAGAGGGAAACAGTCTTACACTCAGCAGGTTGAAGACCTCAAGAGACAGCTAGAGGAAGAAGTCAAG GCTAAGAATGCACTTGCCCATGCAGTGCAGTCTGCTCGCCATGACTGTGATTTGTTAAGAGAGCAGTttgaggaggaacaggaggctAAAGCCGAGCTCCAACGCAGCATGTCCAAGGCCAACTCTGAAGTGGCTCAGTGGAGAACAAAGTACGAAACTGATGCCATCCAGAGGACGGAGGAGCTGGAAGAAGCAAA GAAGAAACTGGCCCAGCGTCTGCAGGATGCTGAGGAAGCTGTGGAAGCTGTTAATGCTAAATGTTCCTCCCTGGAGAAAACCAAACACAGGCTTCAGGGTGAGATTGAGGATCTCATGGTGGATGTAGAGAGATccaatgctgctgctgcagccctggacaagaaacaaagaaactttGACAAG GTCCTTGCTGAGTGGAAGCAGAAGTATGAGGAGTCCCAGACTGAGCTGGAAAGTTCCCAGAAAGAGGCTCGTTCTCAGAGCACTGAGCTCTTCAAACTGAAGAACTCATATGAAGAATCTCTGGATCATCTGGAGACCATGAAACGAGAAAACAAGAATCTCCAAG AGGAAATTTCTGACCTGACTGAGCAACTTGGTGAGGGAGGGAAGAGCATCCATGAGCTGGAGAAGATCCGTAAACAGCTGGAGCAAGAGAAGGCTGAGATACAAACTGCTCTGGAGGAAGCtgag GGTTCCCTTGAGCATGAGGAAGGTAAGATCCTTAGAGCTCAGCTTGAGTACAACCAGGTGAAGGCTGACATAGAGCGTAAACTGGCAGAAAAGGATGAGGAGATGGAGCAGATGAAGCGTAACCAGCAGAGAGTGGTGGACGGTCTGCAGAGCTCACTGGAGTCCGAGACTCGCAGCAGAAATGAGGCTCTTAGGGTAAAGAAGAAGATGGAAGGAGATCTCAATGAGATGGAGATTCAACTGAGCCAGGCCAACAGGCAGGCAGCAGAAGCTCAGAAGCAGCTCAAGGGACTCCACACTCATCTAAAG GACTCCCAGCTGCAGCTGGATGAAGCTCTCCGGGCCAGTGATGATCTGAAGGAGAACATCGCCATTGTGGATAGACGTAACAATCTGATGCAGGCTGAACTGGATGAGCTGAGGTCTCTGGTGGAGCAGACTGAGAGAGGTCGTAAACTGGCTGAGCAGGAACTGCTGGATGTCAGTGAGAGAGTTCAGCTGCTGCATTCTCAG AACACCAGCCTGCTGAACCAGAAGAAAAAGCTGGAGGGAGACACATCCCAGCTTCAGAATGAGGTGGAGGAGGCTGTGCAGGAGTGCAGAAATGCTGAGGAGAAGGCCAAGAAGGCCATTACTGATGCTGCCATGATGgcagaggagctgaagaaggagCAGGACACCAGTGCTCACCTGGAGCGCATGAAGAAGAATATGGAACAAACCATCAAAGACCTGCAACACCGTCTGGACGAAGCTG